One window of the Candidatus Abyssobacteria bacterium SURF_5 genome contains the following:
- the ccsB gene encoding c-type cytochrome biogenesis protein CcsB produces the protein MSNSLVNISFLTMILASFVYAVNNFTRRESLGKVFGYTGTMSLLLGLVLMTVAILLRWQEAQRPPFSNMYESLMLFSWSIILIYLVLEYVYKIRVVGALAAILAVTALAAASFFNDAIEPLVPALQSNWLTYHVITCFIGYAAFAISAGVSAVYVVLKLKGERSPVKGGTGKEAELKKVLQSFNYESIRFGFLFLGIGIITGAVWANEAWGTYWSWDPKETWSLITWIIYAIIIHFKYVSGRFGIKDLNMFTAVGSIVGFLAVIFTYFGVNFILSGLHSYA, from the coding sequence ATGAGTAATTCTCTGGTAAATATCTCATTTTTAACAATGATATTGGCTTCGTTCGTCTACGCAGTCAATAATTTCACGCGCAGAGAGAGCCTGGGCAAAGTTTTCGGATATACCGGCACGATGAGCCTGCTTCTGGGCCTCGTTCTCATGACCGTCGCGATCCTCCTGCGCTGGCAGGAGGCTCAGAGGCCGCCGTTCAGCAATATGTACGAGTCGCTCATGCTGTTCTCTTGGTCGATTATCCTCATCTATCTTGTCTTGGAATATGTCTACAAGATACGCGTGGTCGGCGCGCTCGCGGCGATCCTGGCGGTCACCGCCCTTGCGGCGGCTTCATTTTTTAATGATGCGATTGAACCGCTTGTTCCCGCGCTGCAAAGCAATTGGTTGACGTATCACGTCATCACCTGCTTCATCGGATACGCCGCTTTTGCCATTTCGGCGGGTGTGAGCGCTGTATATGTGGTTCTGAAGCTGAAGGGGGAGCGTTCTCCCGTAAAAGGCGGGACCGGCAAAGAGGCGGAGCTGAAAAAGGTGCTCCAATCTTTCAATTATGAATCGATTCGTTTCGGGTTCCTCTTCCTCGGGATCGGCATCATCACGGGGGCCGTCTGGGCGAACGAAGCCTGGGGCACTTACTGGAGCTGGGACCCGAAGGAAACCTGGTCGCTGATCACGTGGATCATTTATGCGATCATCATCCACTTCAAGTATGTATCGGGCCGGTTCGGCATCAAGGACCTGAACATGTTTACGGCGGTCGGCTCGATCGTGGGCTTTCTGGCCGTGATCTTCACGTATTTCGGCGTCAATTTCATCCTCTCGGGCCTGCATTCGTACGCGTAA
- a CDS encoding polyprenyl synthetase family protein, protein MQLSQDVSLSTIYQPISRELEAVRKNLLGHLRDAFSLISGIGFEKTVVEGKQIRPALALLTGMAAGGKNDAFLIDIAVASEMTHFASLIHDDVVDGAKMRRGSESVNARWHDKVAVLLGDYIISQALYVLSDNHNSGIMRTMMTAIKHMSEGELHQITARSEGIISERDYFSIIEHKTSSLMGAVCKMPVQLIGEPAETVDAMHAFGYNFGMAFQIVDDLLDFVAGEEKLGKPILCDIREGKATLPTICLLSRLDKRDGDRIKKILHERRLEEKDKNWLCEIVRTCAADEYCIEVARDFTAQAKRALDVFPDSEYKKSMVDLCDYIVARER, encoded by the coding sequence ATGCAGCTTTCACAGGACGTGAGTTTATCTACGATTTATCAGCCGATTTCAAGAGAACTGGAGGCGGTCAGGAAGAACCTGCTCGGGCATCTGCGGGATGCTTTTAGTTTAATCAGTGGAATCGGGTTCGAGAAGACAGTTGTCGAGGGAAAGCAGATACGTCCGGCTTTGGCGCTGCTGACCGGAATGGCGGCGGGAGGCAAAAACGACGCCTTCTTGATTGATATCGCGGTGGCCAGCGAGATGACGCATTTCGCGAGCCTGATCCATGATGACGTTGTTGACGGCGCCAAAATGCGGCGCGGCTCGGAGTCGGTTAACGCCCGTTGGCACGATAAGGTTGCGGTTCTCCTCGGAGATTACATCATTTCACAGGCGCTGTACGTTCTCAGCGACAATCATAATTCCGGCATCATGCGCACGATGATGACGGCGATCAAACACATGTCTGAAGGAGAACTCCATCAGATCACCGCCCGCTCCGAAGGCATCATCAGCGAACGGGATTATTTCAGCATCATCGAGCATAAAACCAGTTCGCTCATGGGGGCTGTCTGCAAGATGCCGGTTCAGCTCATCGGAGAACCGGCCGAGACGGTGGATGCAATGCACGCTTTCGGTTACAACTTCGGCATGGCATTTCAAATCGTTGACGACCTGCTCGATTTTGTGGCCGGCGAGGAAAAATTGGGTAAACCGATACTCTGCGATATCCGAGAAGGCAAGGCAACCTTGCCGACCATTTGCCTGCTGAGCCGGCTCGACAAGCGTGACGGCGACAGAATAAAGAAAATCCTGCACGAGCGCCGACTCGAGGAAAAAGATAAGAATTGGCTGTGCGAAATCGTCCGCACCTGCGCCGCGGACGAATATTGCATCGAGGTGGCGCGCGATTTCACCGCACAGGCCAAGCGCGCCCTTGACGTTTTTCCGGATTCCGAATACAAGAAATCGATGGTCGACCTCTGCGATTATATCGTGGCGCGAGAAAGGTAG
- the rsmB gene encoding 16S rRNA (cytosine(967)-C(5))-methyltransferase RsmB, whose product MPKQLVDPAREQALKILRKTEAALSFTKLLLASQEEAAASDLARAFIHQLVMGALRTRGTLDWALSRQSTTPLEELSSWIRNILRLGLYQILYLDRVPKSAAVDESVKLAKKYGHAGTAGLVNAVLRNSHREELLRAVDALPEDNAADLSVKYSHPQWMVEQFIQDWGSERTITILKNNNKMPPLSARVNALRTDRRKLLEQLEREGVQASPVPLLEEAVEFAAGATPWKLPAHEKGLFYLQDVSSMFASYCLDVRPGHTVLDACAGPGGKATHLAALMRNQGKINALDVHEHRLGLIRENAARLGAAIVETKEQDATEDLTPLFSGADRVLADVPCSGLGVIRRRVDLKWRLRPEQIPALVELQAKILERASECLKPGGLLVYSTCTIAKRENERLVEGFLSRHSRFEVDPHVPKPLEKYLTSKGFVQILPGDENMDGFFIARLRRL is encoded by the coding sequence ATGCCGAAACAACTGGTTGATCCGGCGCGGGAACAGGCGCTGAAAATTCTCCGGAAAACGGAGGCCGCTCTTTCGTTCACGAAACTGCTGCTCGCATCGCAAGAGGAAGCGGCTGCGTCCGATCTGGCGCGCGCCTTCATTCATCAGCTCGTGATGGGCGCTCTCCGCACGAGAGGAACGCTCGACTGGGCGCTGAGCCGCCAAAGCACGACACCGCTCGAGGAATTATCTTCCTGGATACGGAATATTCTCCGCCTGGGGCTGTACCAGATTCTGTATCTTGATCGGGTACCCAAATCGGCTGCGGTCGACGAATCCGTCAAGCTGGCAAAGAAATACGGGCATGCCGGCACTGCGGGACTCGTGAACGCGGTGCTCCGAAATTCGCACCGGGAAGAACTGCTCCGGGCGGTTGACGCGCTTCCTGAAGATAATGCCGCCGATCTTTCGGTAAAGTACTCGCACCCTCAGTGGATGGTGGAGCAGTTCATTCAGGATTGGGGATCGGAGCGGACGATCACGATCCTGAAGAACAACAACAAGATGCCTCCTCTCAGCGCGCGCGTGAACGCGCTTCGAACGGACCGGCGAAAACTTCTGGAGCAACTCGAGCGCGAGGGCGTTCAAGCGTCGCCCGTCCCACTGCTCGAAGAAGCCGTCGAATTTGCCGCTGGCGCGACCCCGTGGAAACTGCCGGCTCATGAGAAAGGACTTTTCTATCTGCAGGACGTGAGCTCGATGTTTGCGTCTTATTGTCTCGACGTCCGCCCGGGTCACACGGTACTCGACGCGTGTGCGGGTCCGGGGGGAAAAGCGACACATCTGGCGGCGTTAATGCGGAATCAGGGAAAGATAAATGCGCTCGACGTGCATGAGCATCGTCTTGGTCTCATCAGAGAAAATGCGGCGCGTCTGGGCGCCGCTATCGTCGAGACGAAAGAACAGGACGCGACGGAAGACCTCACGCCTCTTTTTTCCGGCGCCGACCGGGTTCTGGCCGACGTTCCGTGTTCGGGGCTCGGAGTGATACGAAGGCGCGTGGATTTGAAATGGCGGCTGCGACCCGAGCAGATCCCGGCTTTGGTCGAGTTGCAAGCAAAGATCCTCGAACGCGCTTCGGAATGTCTGAAGCCGGGCGGGCTGTTGGTATATTCAACGTGTACGATTGCAAAAAGAGAGAATGAGCGATTGGTTGAGGGGTTCTTGAGTCGGCACAGCCGGTTTGAGGTCGATCCGCACGTACCCAAACCCCTGGAGAAATATCTGACAAGCAAGGGGTTTGTGCAGATTTTACCGGGCGATGAGAACATGGACGGGTTTTTCATTGCCCGTCTCAGGCGATTATAA
- a CDS encoding YbaB/EbfC family nucleoid-associated protein, with protein MDMGKIMKQARQLQEKMSKLQDELGTKTVEATTGGGMVKVVANGRREIQSIQISPEVVDPNDIEMLQDLTLAAVNEALRKAEELATAEMSKIAGGMNLKLPGLM; from the coding sequence ATGGATATGGGAAAGATCATGAAGCAGGCGCGGCAGCTTCAGGAAAAAATGAGCAAGCTGCAGGATGAGCTTGGTACGAAGACGGTCGAGGCCACCACAGGGGGCGGGATGGTTAAAGTAGTCGCCAACGGCAGGCGGGAAATCCAATCCATCCAGATTTCGCCCGAGGTGGTTGACCCGAATGATATTGAGATGCTGCAGGATTTGACGCTTGCGGCGGTTAATGAGGCTCTTCGCAAGGCGGAAGAACTGGCCACGGCGGAGATGTCCAAAATAGCCGGCGGAATGAACCTGAAGCTTCCGGGGCTCATGTAA
- a CDS encoding ribulose-phosphate 3-epimerase, translated as MRVQIAPSILSADFRRLAEEVTAVEQAGADLLHLDVMDGHFVPNITFGPAVIRAIKSVATVPLDVHLMIENPADYIEEFASVGADIITVHVESCPHLHRVIHQIKDLGVRAGASLNPSTPIDNVRYMVDDLDMVLIMSVNPGFSGQKFIPQILKKIAHAKELIGNRVNLQVDGGITTENAAAVVKAGADILVAGSSVFSTSDYALAIRGLRGTQA; from the coding sequence GTGAGAGTCCAAATCGCCCCATCAATTCTATCCGCTGATTTTCGCCGGTTGGCCGAAGAAGTGACTGCCGTCGAGCAGGCCGGCGCCGACTTGCTCCATCTGGACGTCATGGACGGTCATTTCGTCCCGAATATCACGTTCGGGCCGGCTGTTATACGGGCAATTAAATCGGTTGCCACCGTCCCGCTCGATGTCCACCTGATGATTGAGAATCCGGCCGACTATATAGAAGAATTTGCGAGTGTGGGGGCGGACATCATCACAGTTCACGTCGAATCGTGCCCTCATCTTCATCGGGTAATCCATCAGATCAAGGATCTGGGTGTCAGGGCCGGCGCTTCATTGAATCCGTCCACGCCGATCGATAACGTCAGATACATGGTTGACGATCTCGATATGGTGCTGATCATGTCGGTAAACCCCGGGTTCAGCGGCCAAAAATTCATTCCACAGATATTAAAGAAAATCGCGCACGCAAAAGAGCTTATTGGAAACCGGGTGAATCTCCAGGTCGACGGCGGCATCACTACGGAAAATGCCGCGGCCGTTGTCAAGGCCGGCGCCGACATTCTGGTAGCGGGCTCTTCCGTTTTCTCGACGTCGGACTATGCGCTGGCTATCAGAGGCCTGCGCGGTACCCAAGCGTGA
- a CDS encoding PASTA domain-containing protein yields MQNEVKQDQNSVKKLVTTPFVKIAIGAVVFLASAVVFGLLALNLIIKHGEKVVVPNLVNKSVVEALDLVSERRLELKKAGARNSSLIPENFIVSQDPLPGSVIKEGASISVVISLGSQISQVPDVSGKPVREAQVELNRAGLKAGRISRVHHQKVADTVIAQMPAAGQQVERDTPVNVLVSLGQYPRKYRLPDFAGASVELAGRILEAMGIQIGEIMPRIDFSRPQGTVLDQNPRPGLLVRQGDTISLVVSSLKGEVNELERKQAVFIYQVPYGFWSKSVRIEVTDPEGIRTIYNEIEEPGAGIRAAFGYSAQCTVKVYLDDVLETERIMR; encoded by the coding sequence GTGCAAAACGAAGTAAAACAGGATCAGAATTCCGTCAAGAAGCTGGTAACGACGCCGTTTGTGAAAATCGCGATCGGGGCCGTTGTTTTCCTGGCTTCGGCCGTTGTTTTTGGGCTGCTGGCGCTGAACCTCATCATCAAGCATGGTGAGAAAGTGGTTGTTCCGAACCTGGTGAACAAGAGCGTAGTGGAGGCGCTCGATCTGGTGAGTGAGCGCCGGCTCGAATTAAAGAAAGCCGGCGCCAGAAACAGCTCGTTGATTCCGGAGAACTTCATTGTATCGCAAGATCCGCTTCCGGGGTCGGTAATAAAGGAGGGGGCGTCGATCTCGGTGGTGATCAGCCTGGGGAGCCAGATCTCGCAGGTGCCTGATGTCTCAGGCAAACCGGTGCGGGAAGCCCAGGTCGAACTGAACCGGGCCGGTCTGAAAGCGGGGCGGATTTCGAGAGTTCATCATCAAAAGGTGGCAGATACGGTGATTGCGCAAATGCCGGCGGCCGGGCAACAGGTTGAGCGTGACACGCCGGTAAACGTGTTGGTGAGTCTCGGCCAATATCCTCGAAAATACCGATTACCTGATTTCGCGGGAGCCTCGGTAGAGCTGGCGGGCCGTATTCTGGAGGCAATGGGAATCCAGATCGGGGAAATAATGCCGAGAATAGATTTTAGCCGCCCGCAGGGGACAGTACTTGACCAGAATCCGCGGCCGGGCCTGCTGGTGCGCCAGGGAGATACGATCTCGCTGGTGGTGAGCAGTCTGAAGGGGGAAGTGAATGAGCTTGAGCGCAAACAGGCTGTTTTCATTTACCAGGTGCCCTACGGGTTCTGGTCGAAATCGGTGCGCATTGAAGTCACCGATCCGGAAGGAATTAGAACCATATATAATGAGATCGAAGAACCGGGCGCCGGTATCCGGGCGGCTTTCGGATATTCGGCTCAGTGTACGGTAAAGGTTTACCTTGACGACGTGCTTGAAACAGAAAGGATCATGCGGTGA
- the dnaX gene encoding DNA polymerase III subunit gamma/tau, whose protein sequence is MEGEAVSYVVLARKWRPKQFRDVVGQEHITTTLLNSIRSGRTAHAYLFVGPRGIGKTTTARIFAKALNCPVAADGEPCGECEACTEIGLGRSIDVIEIDGASNNSVDDIRALRENVKIAPANLRYKVYIIDEVHMLSTAAFNAFLKTLEEPPAHVKFILATTEAHKIPTTVLSRCQRFDFRRLTSRQIHGRLKEVAETEHLQIADRALFAIARSSEGSMRDALSILDQLVSFSDGEILLDDVHAMLGTVGQELYRQLAISISAGDSISILQIIDDVVERGKDLGQFLKELTLYFRNLLLATYPKNEALIDLPEEEIADLKKICKKYEQTNIVKIVQDLSELESRFRQLPSPRVALEMVIIRLAHLGGEVSVESILSKLTSLERRLQKTRGDSGASPTDGGTPVSEKSGVSESTYSYDGANEIGDEPERIEEPIEHRPAEDPGEEEPQSQLDLWNQFLGEIQKHRMSIYSFLQRGSFCGLDNDQMIISFAPEHSYNRRHLEQKEMTMLLEQTLRTVSGRAIKIKMITAEAHPVSHRAKEPPSRTPPPEAEKEQLVERALKNPIVKKVLELFNGKIVYVSD, encoded by the coding sequence ATAGAAGGAGAAGCAGTGTCCTACGTCGTATTAGCGAGAAAATGGCGCCCGAAGCAGTTCCGCGATGTCGTGGGGCAGGAACATATCACCACAACGCTGCTCAACTCGATCCGGTCCGGCCGCACCGCGCATGCCTATCTCTTCGTCGGCCCGCGCGGCATTGGAAAGACGACGACAGCCCGGATCTTCGCGAAAGCGCTTAACTGCCCAGTCGCGGCCGACGGCGAGCCGTGCGGCGAGTGCGAAGCGTGCACTGAGATCGGGCTGGGTCGCTCGATCGACGTTATTGAAATAGACGGCGCCTCCAACAACAGCGTCGATGATATCCGTGCCCTGCGCGAAAATGTAAAGATAGCGCCTGCAAACTTGCGGTATAAAGTGTACATCATCGACGAAGTCCACATGCTTTCGACCGCCGCATTCAACGCGTTTCTGAAAACGCTGGAGGAGCCGCCCGCCCACGTCAAATTCATCCTGGCCACCACCGAGGCTCATAAAATTCCAACAACCGTTCTCTCGCGCTGCCAGCGCTTCGACTTTCGCCGCTTGACATCGCGCCAGATACACGGTCGCCTGAAAGAAGTTGCGGAAACGGAGCATTTGCAGATAGCGGATCGCGCACTATTCGCCATCGCCCGTTCATCTGAAGGCAGCATGCGCGATGCTCTCAGTATTCTTGATCAACTGGTCTCGTTCAGCGACGGCGAGATATTGCTTGATGACGTGCACGCGATGCTTGGAACGGTGGGTCAGGAGCTTTACCGCCAACTGGCGATCTCGATCTCGGCCGGAGATTCCATTTCTATCCTGCAAATCATCGACGACGTCGTGGAGCGGGGAAAGGACTTGGGTCAGTTCCTCAAGGAGTTGACCCTCTATTTTCGGAACCTTCTTCTGGCCACCTACCCAAAGAATGAGGCCCTTATTGATCTGCCGGAGGAAGAGATAGCCGATCTGAAAAAAATCTGCAAAAAGTATGAACAAACGAACATCGTCAAGATAGTCCAGGACTTGTCGGAACTCGAGAGCCGCTTCCGTCAATTGCCCTCGCCGAGGGTGGCGCTCGAAATGGTGATTATCAGGCTTGCTCATCTCGGCGGCGAGGTGTCGGTTGAAAGCATTCTCTCGAAGCTGACTTCTCTCGAGAGACGATTGCAGAAAACCCGCGGGGATTCGGGTGCTTCGCCGACGGATGGGGGAACGCCCGTGTCGGAGAAAAGCGGCGTTTCCGAATCGACTTATTCATATGACGGCGCAAATGAAATCGGGGACGAGCCCGAAAGGATTGAAGAGCCCATCGAACACCGCCCGGCGGAAGACCCCGGGGAAGAGGAGCCTCAGTCCCAGCTTGACTTATGGAACCAATTCCTGGGGGAAATCCAGAAACACCGGATGTCGATTTACTCTTTCTTGCAGCGCGGCAGCTTCTGCGGACTGGATAACGATCAGATGATCATCAGTTTTGCGCCGGAGCACAGCTACAATAGGCGACATTTGGAGCAGAAGGAAATGACGATGCTCCTGGAGCAGACGCTGCGAACTGTCAGCGGGAGAGCCATCAAGATAAAGATGATTACTGCGGAAGCTCATCCCGTATCCCACCGAGCAAAAGAGCCGCCGTCGAGGACGCCTCCTCCGGAGGCAGAAAAGGAACAACTTGTCGAGCGGGCGCTGAAAAACCCGATAGTGAAAAAGGTTCTGGAACTCTTTAATGGCAAAATTGTATACGTAAGTGATTAG
- a CDS encoding methionyl-tRNA formyltransferase encodes MKIIFLGTPAFAVPTLERIQQSHHRIAAVISQPDRARSRGLRVTPTPVKQTASAFGIPVLQPEKASSPEVVQQVRLLAPDAAIVVAYGQILKREFLSAPRLGCINLHASLLPKYRGPSPIQAALLAGDRETGVSTMLLNEGMDTGDILLQRKVSIADDDTAGTLHDRLSQIGASLMVETLDGMEEETITLQPQDATQATITKKITKEETRIDWNRAPEEIHNRVRAFNPWPGSETLLEGKPLKIWRTVPAGTREDTGEPGEVLAAEGNDLVIQASGGTMRVLELQLAGGKRLRTAEFLRGHPVKPGVILGS; translated from the coding sequence GTGAAAATAATCTTTCTCGGCACCCCTGCGTTTGCTGTCCCCACCCTCGAACGCATCCAGCAAAGTCACCACCGAATTGCCGCCGTTATCAGCCAGCCGGACCGGGCGCGCAGCCGCGGGCTGCGTGTGACGCCGACCCCGGTAAAGCAAACGGCTTCCGCTTTCGGCATTCCTGTTCTTCAGCCGGAGAAAGCGTCATCGCCCGAAGTTGTGCAGCAGGTGCGCCTGCTTGCACCGGACGCCGCCATTGTTGTTGCTTACGGTCAAATCCTCAAGCGAGAATTTCTTTCAGCCCCTCGCCTCGGCTGCATCAACCTGCACGCCTCGCTCCTCCCGAAGTACCGAGGACCGTCACCGATACAAGCCGCCCTCTTGGCCGGCGACCGCGAAACCGGAGTGAGCACCATGCTGCTGAACGAAGGAATGGACACAGGCGACATTCTCCTGCAGCGGAAAGTCAGCATAGCGGACGATGACACGGCAGGAACGCTTCATGATAGACTGTCGCAAATCGGAGCCTCTTTGATGGTCGAAACCCTCGACGGGATGGAGGAAGAAACGATAACTCTCCAACCGCAGGATGCGACCCAGGCGACCATAACCAAAAAGATAACGAAAGAAGAGACCCGGATAGATTGGAATCGGGCGCCGGAAGAAATCCATAACCGCGTGAGAGCGTTCAATCCCTGGCCCGGCTCCGAAACCTTGCTGGAAGGCAAGCCCCTGAAAATCTGGAGGACCGTTCCCGCCGGAACGCGCGAAGATACCGGCGAGCCGGGCGAGGTTCTTGCCGCAGAGGGCAACGATCTTGTGATTCAGGCCTCGGGCGGAACAATGCGTGTGCTGGAACTTCAATTGGCCGGCGGCAAGCGCCTGAGGACAGCTGAATTTTTGCGAGGGCACCCGGTCAAACCGGGCGTCATCTTGGGCTCGTGA